Proteins encoded together in one Lathyrus oleraceus cultivar Zhongwan6 chromosome 5, CAAS_Psat_ZW6_1.0, whole genome shotgun sequence window:
- the LOC127082925 gene encoding zinc finger BED domain-containing protein RICESLEEPER 2-like, translated as MKVEDVLREWGLRKVSTITLDNATANDVAVSYLDRRLKSKNALLGVGDYLHMRCAAHVLNLVVRDGEKEHEGSIESVRTAVRFVRSSPQRAMKFKECVELAGITCKKKLCLDVSTRWNSTYLMLDAAEKFEAAFDNMIDEDPGYIEYFDLLTGPPGSQDWKKVRAFVVFLQTFYEATKVFSTSQEVSLHLAFHNLSSILCELQEASFNLNSYVAPMISHMKVKYDKYWGDVGKVNHFLYYGVIFDPRFKFNYIEWSFNDMYGHSSDLAKKNIECVKTSLFKLYNWHKSDHDKNVGASPLSAPGSTSLGEASSQPKEPSPFTRANAFKKHLKEKDTIENENELEKYLGDPCCGEGENFSILNWWKENCTRYPILATLVRDVLATPVSSVASESAFSTGGRILDIYRSSLSPDMVEALICTQNWLKPSDNDLNVLNMTEEYEISESIVSEFQVATGGAVAPTQAGPV; from the exons ATGAAAGTCGAGGACGTTTTGAGGGAATGGGGGCTTAGGAAAGTGTCTACAATTACCCTGGATAACGCAACAGCAAATGATGTGGCTGTGAGTTATTTGGATAGAAGACTTAAGAGCAAGAATGCTTTACTGGGTGTAGGTGATTATTTGCATATGAGGTGTGCTGCCCATGTCTTGAACTTGGTAGTGAGAGATGGTGAAAAAGAACATGAAGGGTCTATTGAATCAGTTCGCACTGCTGTTAGGTTTGTAAGGTCTTCTCCACAAAGAGCTATGAAGTTTAAGGAGTGTGTTGAACTTGCGGGCATAACTTGTAAAAAAAAACTTTGTCTTGATGTTTCTACAAGGTGGAATTCCACTTACCTAATGTTGGATGCTGCTGAAAAGTTTGAAGCTGCATTTGACAATATGATTGATGAGGATCCTGGATACATCGAATATTTTGACCTCCTTACCGGTCCACCCGGTTCTCAGGATTGGAAAAAAGTTAGGGCTTTTGTGGTTTTCTTACAAACCTTCTATGAGGCAACCAAAGTGTTTTCAACTTCGCAAGAAGTGTCCTTGCATTTAGCTTTTCATAACTTGTCTTCAATTTTGTGTGAGCTTCAAGAAGCTTCATTTAACTTGAATTCTTATGTGGCTCCAATGATTTCACATATGAAGGTTAAATATGATAAGTATTGGGGGGATGTGGGAAAAGTGAATCATTTTCTTTACTATGGAGTGATCTTTGATCCTAGGTTTAAGTTTAACTATATTGAGTGGTCTTTTAATGATATGTATGGGCATTCTAGTGACCTTGCCAAGAAAAATATTGAATGTGTCAAAACTAGTTTGTTTAAACTATATAATTGGCATAAATCTGATCATGATAAGAATGTTGGGGCTAGTCCTTTAAGTGCACCAGGGAGCACTTCCCTTGGAGAAGCATCTTCCCAACCAAAAGAACCATCACCTTTTACAAGGGCTAATGCTTTTAAGAAACATCTGAAGGAAAAAGACAcaattgaaaatgaaaatgaactAGAGAAGTACTTAGGTGACCCTTGTTGCGGGGAGGGGGAAAATTTTAGTATTCTTAATTGGTGGAAGGAAAATTGCACCCGTTATCCTATATTAGCAACCTTGGTTCGGGATGTGTTGGCAACACCTGTTTCTAGTGTAGCCTCAGAAAGTGCTTTTAGCACGGGGGGGAGGATTTTAGATATCTATAGGAGCTCTTTGAGTCCAGATATGGTCGAAGCGCTTATATGTACTCAAAACTGGTTGAAGCCTTCTGACAATGATCTAAATGTCCTTAATATGACTGAAGAATATGAGATTAGTGAATCAATTGTTTCAG AGTTTCAAGTAGCTActggtggagcagttgctcctACACAGGCTGGGCCTGTTTAA
- the LOC127082926 gene encoding ubiquitin carboxyl-terminal hydrolase 4 encodes MGGSGSKLEKALGDNFPEGEHYFGLENFGNTCYCNSVLQALYFCVPFREQLLQYYGKTKNITDAEENLLTCLADLFLQISSQKRKTGVIAPKRFVQRLKKQNELFRSYMHQDAHEFLNYLLNELVDILEKEAQTAKDNQETLLPSEKISNGPKNGLANGAKKEPPLATWVHKNFQGILTNETRCLQCETVTARDETFFDLSLDIEQNSSITSCLKNFSSTETLNAEDKFFCDKCCSLQEAQKRMKIKRPPRVLVIHLKRFKYMEQLGRYKKLSYRVVFPLELRLSDTDEEADIEYSLFAVVVHVGSGPNHGHYVCLVKNHNHWLCFDDETVEAVDEASVQTFFGSTQEFNNNTDHGYILFYESVNRN; translated from the exons ATGGGTGGTTCTGGTTCCAAACTTGAGAAGGCTCTCGGTGACAATTTTCCTGAAGGAGAACATTACTTTGGCCTTGAGAATTTCGGCAATACTTGTTATTGCAACAGCGTTTTGCAG GCTCTATACTTCTGTGTTCCATTTCGAGAACAATTGCTACAATATTATGGAAAAACCAAGAATATAACAGATGCAGAGGAAAATCTTTTGACTTGCTTAGCTGACTTATTTTTGCAG ATAAGTTCCCAGAAGAGGAAAACAGGCGTAATTGCTCCTAAACGATTTGTACAGAGGTTGAAAAAACAGAATGAACTCTTCCGTAGCTATATGCACCAG GACGCCCACGAATTCTTAAACTATTTGTTAAATGAACTTGTTGACATTCTGGAAAAAGAGGCCCAGACTGCAAAAGACAATCAAGAGACATTACTACCTTCTGAGAAGATTTCGAATGGACCAAAGAACGGTTTAGCTAATGGTGCTAAAAAAGAGCCGCCTTTAGCTACTTGGGTGCACAAAAATTTCCAG GGAATACTTACCAATGAGACAAGATGCTTGCAATGTGAAACAGTAACGGCTAGGGATGAAACATTTTTCGACTTGAGTCTTGATATTGAACAAAACAGTTCCATTACAAGTTGTTTGAAAAATTTCAGTTCAACCGAGACATTGAATGCTGAAGACAAATTCTTTTGTGACAAGTGCTGCAG TTTGCAAGAAGCTCAGAAGAGGATGAAGATAAAGAGACCGCCTCGTGTTTTAGTCATTCATCTTAAGCGGTTTAAGTACATGGAGCAGCTGGGCCGCTACAAGAAACTGTCTTACCGTGTGGTGTTTCCCCTTGAGCTCAGGTTGAGTGATACAGATGAAGAAGCAGATATTGAGTATTCTCTATTTGCAGTAGTTGTCCATGTTGGGAGTGGGCCCAACCACGGGCATTATGTTTGCCTTGTAAAAAACCATAACCACTGGTTATGTTTTGACGATGAAACTGTTGAGGCGGTTGATGAAGCTTCTGTTCAGACATTCTTTGGGTCAACACAAGAATTCAACAATAATACAGATCATGGTTATATTTTGTTCTATGAGAGCGTTAACAGAAACTAG